The following proteins come from a genomic window of Ilumatobacter coccineus YM16-304:
- a CDS encoding HYR domain-containing protein produces the protein MIAAAFAVAGLGLVSEATPVVAAAPCAAGTYGPSGMDPCTPASPGHFVPDAGADEQIECDAGRYQDLPGQTSCIDASQGFHVPAPGATEELPCLAPTYQDLVGSSSCKDAPAGSYVVDDEATEPTPCSPGTWQADTGQVSCDDVEPGFFTSISGASTQSPCPVGYFQDQPGQTLCIAAPAGHFVPDVEATESTPCAAGTWQAATGESACDPAAAGHYVPDSGADEQLQCDVGTHQDEAGQTSCKLAPAGTFVDSLGAEDPTPCPAGTYQTATGSTSCIDAEAGTYVPDAGSAVPGTDCPVGRYQDQTGQSSCELAPAGTFVDTPGADEPTPCAAGRYQELAESTECVDADAGTFVSGEGSAVPGTDCPAGRYQDETGQTSCKVAPAGSFVATPAATEPTPCAVGSYQTSTESTSCVDADPGTFVAGTGSAVPGTVCPVGEYQDLAGQAACKPAPAGGFVDVEGSRDFTPCPVGYHQPTQGQSGCIPAPAGGFVDVEGAPDFTPCPVGRYQPALAQSSCLLSPPGHFVALPGASEARPCIGGTYQPDPGAMTCRVVAIDFYSAGPGATEQTACDAGFTTNGTTGATACVAIVGPTITVPDDLIVRTDDSEGRVVEFAVSVTDDVDGAVVDCSAQSGDRFPIGDTVVSCQATDLSSTTSFASFTITVELVPRFATGVAPARLLETRSSSPTVDGEAQGLDRLPPGNQLRLQVAGRAGVDPDARAAIVNVTAIGPSSVGYITVHPCLDTAPTASSLNFSAGRTAGNEIIAELDDTGAICVFNSAETHLAIDVVGQVPQTSNYLPIGPARLTDTRSTGSTVDDIDVGGGPNPSGDTIVVPVVERAGVSTDARAVVINVTAVRPDTSGYATVHPCLDDTPLSASLNFEAGTTRGNEIIAELDDEGRLCVFTKGATHITVDVVGEFAGVSDFQAVSPARLLDSRPDGTTVDGHQQATGAIRAGQTLRVEARFFGAPEAPDGLVANVTAIRPLAVGFLTVWNCVGDPPLASSLNFGTGDIVGNDLIIDLDDGEFCVYASATTHITIDAVGYQTIAG, from the coding sequence ATGATCGCGGCAGCGTTCGCGGTGGCTGGCCTCGGCCTGGTCAGCGAAGCGACACCGGTCGTGGCGGCAGCCCCGTGTGCAGCCGGCACCTACGGACCAAGCGGCATGGATCCGTGCACTCCTGCGTCACCCGGCCACTTCGTACCTGACGCCGGGGCAGATGAACAGATCGAGTGCGACGCTGGCAGGTATCAGGACCTCCCCGGCCAGACGTCGTGCATCGACGCGTCGCAAGGGTTCCATGTGCCCGCGCCCGGAGCAACCGAAGAACTGCCGTGTCTGGCTCCGACCTACCAAGACCTCGTCGGTTCCTCGTCGTGCAAGGATGCCCCGGCAGGCAGCTACGTCGTCGACGACGAAGCCACCGAACCCACGCCGTGCTCCCCCGGCACCTGGCAGGCCGACACGGGACAGGTGTCGTGTGACGACGTCGAACCTGGGTTCTTCACGTCGATCTCCGGCGCCTCGACACAGTCGCCGTGCCCGGTTGGCTACTTCCAGGACCAACCCGGCCAGACGCTCTGCATCGCCGCCCCCGCAGGCCACTTCGTTCCCGACGTCGAAGCGACCGAGTCGACGCCGTGTGCCGCAGGCACCTGGCAGGCCGCAACCGGCGAGAGCGCGTGCGACCCCGCGGCAGCCGGCCACTACGTGCCCGACTCGGGCGCCGACGAACAGCTGCAGTGCGACGTCGGCACGCACCAGGACGAAGCCGGTCAGACCTCCTGCAAACTCGCTCCAGCGGGCACCTTCGTCGACAGCTTGGGCGCCGAGGACCCGACGCCCTGCCCAGCCGGCACTTACCAGACCGCCACCGGGTCGACCTCGTGCATCGATGCCGAGGCCGGCACCTACGTGCCGGACGCGGGTTCAGCCGTCCCCGGAACCGACTGCCCGGTCGGCCGATACCAGGATCAGACCGGGCAATCATCGTGCGAGCTCGCACCTGCAGGCACGTTCGTCGACACCCCGGGCGCCGACGAGCCGACGCCATGCGCTGCCGGCCGCTATCAAGAACTCGCCGAGTCCACCGAGTGTGTGGATGCCGACGCCGGCACGTTCGTATCGGGCGAGGGGTCAGCGGTTCCCGGAACCGACTGCCCTGCCGGCCGGTACCAGGACGAAACCGGACAAACATCGTGCAAGGTCGCCCCTGCCGGGAGCTTCGTCGCCACCCCCGCCGCGACCGAGCCGACTCCGTGTGCCGTGGGCTCCTACCAGACCTCCACAGAATCCACGTCATGTGTCGATGCCGACCCAGGCACCTTCGTAGCGGGAACGGGATCAGCTGTTCCCGGCACGGTCTGCCCCGTCGGCGAGTACCAAGACCTCGCCGGTCAGGCCGCCTGCAAACCGGCGCCGGCCGGGGGCTTCGTCGACGTCGAAGGTTCACGCGACTTCACTCCCTGCCCGGTCGGCTACCACCAACCCACCCAGGGCCAGAGCGGATGCATCCCAGCCCCAGCAGGTGGATTCGTCGACGTCGAAGGCGCACCCGACTTCACTCCTTGCCCGGTCGGCCGCTACCAGCCGGCGCTCGCGCAGAGCTCCTGCCTGCTCTCGCCGCCGGGACACTTCGTCGCCCTTCCCGGCGCGTCCGAAGCGAGGCCGTGCATCGGCGGCACGTACCAGCCAGACCCGGGGGCGATGACGTGCCGGGTCGTCGCCATCGACTTCTATTCCGCGGGCCCTGGCGCCACCGAACAGACCGCCTGTGACGCTGGATTCACGACCAACGGAACGACCGGCGCGACCGCATGCGTCGCCATCGTCGGTCCGACGATCACGGTTCCCGACGATCTCATAGTCCGCACCGACGACTCAGAGGGCCGCGTCGTCGAGTTCGCCGTGTCGGTCACCGACGACGTCGACGGAGCGGTGGTCGACTGTTCGGCGCAGAGTGGCGATCGCTTCCCGATCGGCGACACCGTCGTGAGCTGCCAAGCCACCGATCTCTCCTCCACCACGTCGTTCGCCTCGTTCACGATCACCGTCGAACTGGTGCCGCGCTTCGCCACCGGCGTTGCGCCCGCACGCCTGCTCGAAACCCGCTCGTCGTCACCGACCGTCGACGGAGAGGCACAAGGCCTCGATCGCCTGCCGCCCGGCAACCAGCTTCGCCTGCAAGTCGCCGGCCGGGCTGGTGTGGACCCCGATGCCCGGGCAGCGATCGTCAACGTGACCGCCATCGGCCCGTCGAGCGTCGGTTACATCACGGTGCATCCGTGCCTCGACACCGCTCCGACGGCGTCGTCGTTGAACTTCAGCGCCGGACGAACGGCCGGCAACGAGATCATCGCTGAACTCGACGACACCGGGGCGATCTGCGTGTTCAACTCCGCCGAGACGCACCTCGCGATCGACGTCGTCGGCCAGGTGCCGCAGACGTCGAACTACCTTCCGATCGGACCTGCTCGCTTGACCGACACCCGGTCGACGGGCTCCACCGTCGACGACATCGATGTCGGCGGCGGACCCAACCCGAGCGGCGACACGATCGTGGTGCCGGTCGTCGAACGAGCCGGCGTGTCGACCGATGCTCGCGCCGTCGTAATCAATGTGACGGCGGTTCGCCCCGACACGAGCGGCTACGCAACCGTCCATCCATGCCTCGACGACACTCCGCTGTCGGCATCGCTCAACTTCGAGGCCGGCACGACACGCGGCAACGAGATCATCGCCGAACTCGACGACGAGGGCCGCTTGTGCGTCTTCACGAAGGGAGCCACGCACATCACGGTCGACGTCGTCGGCGAGTTCGCTGGAGTCAGTGACTTCCAGGCGGTCAGCCCCGCCCGCCTGCTCGATTCGCGACCCGACGGGACAACGGTCGACGGCCACCAGCAGGCAACCGGCGCCATCCGAGCCGGACAGACGCTCCGGGTCGAGGCCCGGTTCTTCGGTGCTCCGGAAGCTCCGGATGGACTCGTCGCCAACGTCACGGCGATCCGACCGCTCGCCGTCGGCTTCCTCACGGTGTGGAACTGTGTCGGTGATCCGCCGCTCGCGTCGTCGCTCAACTTCGGTACGGGCGACATCGTGGGCAACGACTTGATCATCGACCTCGACGATGGCGAGTTCTGCGTGTACGCCAGCGCCACCACCCACATCACCATCGACGCCGTCGGCTACCAGACCATCGCCGGCTGA
- a CDS encoding nitroreductase family protein encodes MAELYETMGTLRAVRKLRPDPIPDDVMERVLQAACWAPTGGNAQPWRVLVVTSPALKQALHDIYEPEWEKYAEGFLDRFVGLPPDEFAKWERIAAAGDHLAKHLSEAPAILVFCANPARMAITDASLDRISMVGGGSVYPAVQNAMLACVEEGLGCTLTTLHCLREPEVKAALDIPDGWATVAMIPIGYPVGKGHGPITRQPPSKLAYANTFGTPWP; translated from the coding sequence ATGGCTGAGCTGTACGAGACGATGGGCACGCTGCGAGCAGTTCGCAAGTTGCGACCCGATCCGATTCCCGACGACGTGATGGAGCGGGTGCTGCAAGCGGCGTGCTGGGCGCCGACGGGCGGCAACGCGCAGCCGTGGCGCGTCCTGGTGGTCACGTCTCCGGCCCTCAAGCAGGCGCTGCACGACATCTACGAGCCCGAGTGGGAGAAGTACGCCGAAGGATTTCTCGATCGATTCGTCGGGCTGCCGCCCGACGAGTTCGCCAAGTGGGAGCGCATCGCCGCCGCTGGCGATCACCTCGCGAAGCACCTGTCGGAAGCGCCCGCGATCCTCGTGTTCTGTGCCAACCCTGCGCGGATGGCGATCACCGACGCGTCGCTCGATCGGATCAGCATGGTCGGCGGTGGTTCGGTCTACCCGGCGGTGCAGAACGCGATGCTCGCGTGCGTCGAGGAAGGGCTCGGTTGCACGCTCACCACGCTGCACTGCCTCCGCGAACCCGAGGTGAAGGCGGCGCTCGACATCCCCGACGGCTGGGCCACGGTGGCGATGATCCCGATCGGCTATCCAGTCGGCAAGGGGCACGGTCCGATCACGCGTCAACCGCCGTCGAAGCTCGCCTACGCCAACACCTTCGGCACCCCCTGGCCCTGA
- a CDS encoding ABC transporter substrate-binding protein: protein MFSRRVAVSIVAASVLAACGGSEDSTDPAEVVTTGAPVVTEAPAATPAPVATDAPTVTEAPSVTEAPSVTEAPAATEVPASTDAPVDTSAPAEAVADVGRVVVLAEEGVLADVLDLGIPVVASSATVPDAGFQGMGDLDASGIEIFDYLSIGLEELATMEADHVIVWEFLVDEVGAEQLAGVGSELHVIPSGSSGREQLELLGEWFDRTDRASEMIAELDAAYDDARSRVADDCAASVVAIYAGPNVAAFAGPVWDVPRAIDELGCELVPSADGLSPDGNGRVWLSLEQLGLLDGPELIMLQTDTVEGEQAAIDDVTGSPLWSQLPAVQSGDVTTLDRLGYAGIDGEIRLLDDIVAILA from the coding sequence ATGTTCTCTCGTCGAGTCGCTGTTTCCATCGTCGCCGCTTCCGTGCTGGCCGCATGCGGGGGGTCGGAGGATTCGACCGACCCTGCCGAGGTGGTCACGACCGGCGCTCCGGTGGTGACCGAAGCTCCCGCTGCAACCCCCGCGCCTGTGGCGACCGACGCGCCGACCGTGACCGAGGCGCCCTCCGTGACCGAGGCGCCCTCCGTGACCGAGGCGCCGGCTGCGACCGAGGTGCCGGCGTCGACCGATGCGCCGGTCGACACGTCCGCGCCCGCAGAGGCCGTTGCCGACGTCGGGAGAGTGGTCGTGCTGGCTGAAGAGGGAGTCCTCGCGGATGTGCTCGATCTCGGCATCCCGGTGGTGGCATCGAGCGCAACGGTGCCCGACGCCGGTTTCCAGGGCATGGGAGACCTCGACGCCAGCGGTATCGAGATCTTCGACTACCTCTCGATCGGGCTCGAGGAGCTCGCCACGATGGAAGCAGATCACGTCATCGTCTGGGAGTTCCTGGTCGACGAGGTCGGCGCCGAACAACTCGCCGGCGTCGGGTCGGAGCTGCACGTCATCCCGAGCGGATCATCGGGGCGTGAACAACTCGAACTGCTCGGCGAGTGGTTCGATCGCACCGATCGTGCGTCCGAGATGATCGCCGAACTCGATGCTGCGTACGACGATGCTCGTTCGCGGGTCGCCGACGACTGTGCCGCCAGCGTCGTGGCGATCTATGCAGGCCCGAACGTGGCGGCGTTCGCCGGCCCGGTCTGGGACGTGCCGCGAGCGATCGACGAACTCGGCTGTGAACTCGTGCCCTCGGCCGACGGTCTGTCGCCCGACGGAAACGGTCGGGTCTGGCTGTCGCTCGAGCAGCTCGGATTGCTCGACGGCCCCGAGCTGATCATGCTGCAGACGGACACCGTCGAAGGTGAACAGGCGGCGATCGACGACGTGACCGGAAGCCCGCTCTGGAGCCAACTTCCCGCCGTGCAGTCGGGTGACGTGACCACGCTCGACCGGCTCGGCTACGCCGGCATCGACGGCGAGATCCGACTGCTCGACGACATCGTCGCCATCCTCGCCTGA
- a CDS encoding HNH endonuclease signature motif containing protein produces MKLTDAVNATSVAVDAVARVSVEQCDASVLRHELRRIKLVQSRLDAQLARLTHAADRAGAFIGTGARDTAEWLGRETGTSTRKNRGAAELGHAMSNSDDLADAVTTGKISTEQAATAVGAADGETLDAEIISAIEDLPLPAVKPAVENWRARNHPEHDADIAEAQRARRYIRVTDQPDGMTRIDGLLDPESGAIVRTALDEIMNQSAFDNTKRTRPQRCADALTQLAAAASKGKLVGGRSNTKIIATVPFETITERGTARGVTHVGATLDPATVRKMACDAGIHRLITGPGSSILDFGHENRLVTDNLFLALVARDQHCRWPGCNIRATWCDAHHIVHRAQHGATNDENLVLLCHRHHQLSHGSGWNISGTGRELSVHAPDGSMQVSRPPGPPPPVTTAPTDSIGQEPPSDHARQQVDADDSAWLQLTEQLTLA; encoded by the coding sequence ATGAAGCTGACGGATGCAGTCAACGCCACGTCGGTGGCCGTCGACGCCGTCGCTCGTGTGAGCGTCGAACAGTGCGACGCATCCGTGCTCCGTCACGAACTTCGCCGCATCAAGCTCGTGCAGTCGAGGCTCGATGCACAACTCGCTCGGCTCACCCACGCTGCCGATCGAGCGGGTGCGTTCATCGGCACCGGCGCCAGAGACACCGCCGAATGGTTGGGCAGAGAGACCGGCACGTCGACCCGCAAGAACCGTGGCGCTGCCGAGCTCGGCCATGCCATGTCGAACTCCGACGACTTGGCCGATGCGGTCACCACCGGAAAGATCTCGACCGAGCAGGCGGCCACGGCAGTCGGTGCCGCCGACGGAGAAACGCTCGATGCCGAGATCATCTCAGCGATCGAAGACCTGCCGCTGCCTGCGGTCAAGCCCGCCGTCGAGAACTGGCGGGCCCGCAACCACCCCGAGCACGACGCCGACATCGCCGAAGCGCAGCGCGCTCGCCGCTACATCCGGGTCACCGATCAGCCCGATGGGATGACACGCATCGACGGGTTGCTCGATCCAGAGTCCGGGGCGATCGTCCGCACCGCACTCGACGAGATCATGAACCAGTCGGCGTTCGACAACACCAAGCGCACTCGACCGCAGCGATGCGCCGATGCACTCACCCAGCTCGCTGCGGCAGCGTCGAAGGGCAAGCTCGTCGGCGGCCGGTCCAACACCAAGATCATCGCCACGGTCCCCTTCGAAACGATCACCGAGCGCGGCACCGCACGAGGCGTCACGCACGTCGGCGCAACGCTCGACCCGGCCACCGTCCGCAAGATGGCGTGCGATGCCGGCATCCACCGCCTCATCACGGGCCCCGGCTCGTCGATCCTCGACTTCGGTCACGAGAACCGCCTCGTGACCGACAACCTCTTCCTCGCACTGGTGGCTCGCGATCAGCACTGCCGCTGGCCCGGCTGCAACATTCGAGCCACCTGGTGCGATGCGCACCACATCGTCCACCGGGCCCAGCACGGGGCCACCAACGACGAGAACCTCGTCTTGCTCTGCCATCGACATCATCAGCTCAGTCATGGGTCCGGGTGGAACATCTCGGGCACGGGGCGTGAGCTCAGCGTTCACGCTCCCGATGGGTCGATGCAGGTCAGTCGGCCACCCGGTCCACCGCCCCCGGTCACCACCGCACCGACCGACTCGATCGGCCAGGAGCCTCCGAGCGATCACGCCCGCCAGCAGGTCGACGCCGACGATTCAGCTTGGCTCCAACTCACCGAGCAGCTCACGCTGGCCTGA
- a CDS encoding flavin-containing monooxygenase yields the protein MGIESNAASRADQLATAIEAAGDYRVLLMSLVHLTGDTTWLEPPFTPARDVNLIADPHAGLDDDARARIREAIIGLVTDGPTEPAIIDPGDELMLRMMRVCLGEQVAEEYALMMREDLGFTGRDVEPPTLPDDSGDPIVAIVGAGVSGLALGAVLTRLGVPYVIIEKSTDVGGTWWDNRYPGCGVDTPNHAYSFSHGDRYDWSRYFSPRDEIADYLQRCADDFAVRPNIRFGTSVVGATWDDDAKRWHVATSDGDTLTVRVFVSAIGVLNVPKPPAIDGLDDFEGPLFHTARWPDDIDLTGKDVAVVGTGASAMQLVPSIAEQVGRLTVYQRSPQWARPVDGYGSEIPEPGRWLLKSIPFYAEWFRFVMSWRYGDGLLPLLRRDPDWEHPDRSVNRSNDRHRQQMTDHLLAELDGRPDLVEKCLPDYPPFGKRILLDNGWFRTVCRDDVELVTDPISHITADAIETRDGQHRRHDVIITATGFETTQLTARLGVRGVDGVDLADVWADQDPRAHIGITVPGFPNMFVMLGPNTGLGHGGSTVFMSECQARYISACVAQMLDDGIDAIEVRREVHDAYNARVDAEHAELIWTHPGMTNWYRNQHGRITALSPWRLVDYWAMTHDPDLAEFDLTRT from the coding sequence ATGGGGATCGAATCGAACGCGGCGAGCCGTGCCGACCAACTGGCGACAGCGATCGAGGCGGCGGGCGACTACCGCGTCCTGCTCATGTCACTCGTCCATCTCACCGGCGACACGACCTGGCTCGAGCCACCGTTCACCCCTGCTCGTGACGTCAACCTGATCGCCGATCCACACGCGGGCCTCGACGACGACGCTCGCGCTCGAATCCGCGAAGCGATCATCGGGCTCGTCACCGACGGGCCCACCGAACCGGCGATCATCGACCCCGGCGACGAACTGATGCTGCGGATGATGCGCGTCTGCCTCGGCGAGCAGGTGGCCGAGGAATACGCGCTGATGATGCGCGAAGACCTCGGCTTCACGGGCCGCGACGTCGAACCACCGACGCTCCCCGACGACTCCGGCGACCCGATCGTGGCGATCGTCGGCGCCGGCGTCTCCGGCCTCGCGCTCGGCGCCGTACTCACCCGACTCGGCGTGCCGTACGTGATCATCGAGAAGAGCACCGACGTGGGCGGCACCTGGTGGGACAACCGCTACCCCGGCTGCGGCGTCGACACCCCCAACCACGCCTACTCCTTCTCGCACGGCGACCGCTACGACTGGTCGCGCTACTTCTCGCCACGCGACGAGATCGCCGACTACCTACAACGCTGCGCCGACGACTTCGCCGTGCGACCCAACATCCGCTTCGGCACGAGCGTGGTCGGCGCCACGTGGGACGACGATGCCAAACGGTGGCACGTTGCGACCAGCGACGGCGACACGCTGACCGTACGCGTCTTCGTGAGCGCGATCGGCGTGCTCAACGTCCCGAAGCCGCCGGCGATCGACGGCCTCGACGACTTCGAAGGCCCGCTCTTCCACACGGCTCGCTGGCCCGACGACATCGACCTCACCGGCAAGGACGTCGCGGTGGTCGGCACGGGTGCGTCGGCCATGCAGTTGGTGCCGAGCATCGCCGAGCAGGTCGGCCGGCTCACCGTCTACCAGCGCAGCCCGCAGTGGGCCCGCCCGGTCGACGGCTACGGCAGCGAGATCCCCGAGCCCGGCCGCTGGCTGCTCAAGAGCATCCCGTTCTACGCCGAGTGGTTCCGCTTCGTCATGTCGTGGCGATACGGCGACGGCCTCCTCCCCCTCCTTCGACGCGACCCCGACTGGGAGCACCCCGACCGATCGGTCAACCGCAGCAACGACCGGCATCGCCAGCAGATGACCGACCATCTGCTCGCCGAACTCGACGGCCGTCCTGACCTCGTCGAGAAGTGCCTCCCCGACTACCCGCCGTTCGGCAAGCGAATCCTGCTCGACAACGGATGGTTCCGCACCGTGTGCCGTGACGACGTCGAGCTCGTCACCGATCCGATCAGCCACATCACCGCCGACGCGATCGAGACGCGTGACGGCCAGCACCGCCGACACGACGTCATCATCACGGCGACGGGATTCGAGACCACACAGCTCACCGCCCGGCTCGGCGTCAGAGGCGTCGATGGTGTCGATCTCGCCGACGTCTGGGCCGACCAGGATCCCCGAGCGCACATCGGCATCACGGTGCCGGGCTTCCCGAACATGTTCGTCATGCTCGGACCCAACACCGGGCTCGGCCACGGTGGCTCGACGGTGTTCATGTCGGAGTGCCAGGCCCGCTACATCTCGGCCTGCGTGGCCCAGATGCTCGATGACGGCATCGACGCGATCGAGGTGCGCCGCGAGGTGCACGACGCCTACAACGCACGCGTCGACGCCGAACACGCCGAACTGATCTGGACTCATCCGGGCATGACGAACTGGTATCGCAACCAGCACGGCCGCATCACCGCACTGTCGCCGTGGCGCCTCGTCGACTACTGGGCCATGACCCACGACCCCGACCTCGCCGAGTTCGACCTCACCCGCACCTGA
- a CDS encoding isopenicillin N synthase family dioxygenase, whose protein sequence is MTAAPDSPTPDSPDDTTADRPRSGSVETELAKERTFGGAGIDVDREIRVIDLADTSRTQSELDDEIWNAAADIGFFQITGHGIDERAIDAAFDMAERFFALPDGVKAKRRMAPGTNSGWEFRSQRRPSTGTLDQKESYQVTVSRMDLLDLWPTGDELADFERTMRSFESTNHALAMRVLSSFARKLGFDDEFFTERHDPTSPEYQSTLRLLHYLPVEVDDLRRDEWRAGAHTDFDCLTLLHQRPGQRGLQVCPGADAAARAGDGELGWTSIEPTPGTITCNIGDMLMRWSDDKLPSTLHRVRMPRPDEHLGPRYSIAYFAQADRDAVIEPPSGRHAPITASDYLQQRIAANFAAG, encoded by the coding sequence ATGACCGCTGCCCCCGATTCGCCAACGCCCGATTCCCCCGACGACACGACCGCCGATCGACCACGGTCGGGATCGGTCGAAACCGAACTCGCCAAGGAGCGCACGTTCGGCGGAGCCGGCATCGACGTCGACCGTGAGATCCGAGTGATCGACCTCGCCGACACCTCGCGCACCCAGAGCGAACTCGACGACGAGATCTGGAACGCTGCGGCCGACATCGGCTTCTTCCAGATCACCGGCCACGGCATCGACGAACGTGCCATCGACGCTGCGTTCGACATGGCCGAACGGTTCTTCGCCCTCCCCGACGGTGTGAAGGCCAAGCGGCGCATGGCGCCCGGAACGAACAGCGGCTGGGAATTCCGCTCGCAGCGTCGCCCGTCGACCGGCACCCTCGATCAGAAGGAGTCGTACCAGGTCACGGTGTCGCGCATGGACCTGCTCGATCTCTGGCCGACCGGCGACGAACTCGCCGACTTCGAGCGCACGATGCGATCGTTCGAATCGACCAACCATGCGCTCGCGATGCGCGTCCTCTCGTCGTTCGCACGCAAACTCGGGTTCGACGACGAGTTCTTCACCGAGCGCCACGATCCCACGTCGCCCGAGTACCAGTCGACCCTGCGTCTGCTGCACTACCTCCCCGTCGAGGTCGACGACCTGCGCCGCGACGAGTGGCGAGCCGGGGCTCACACCGATTTCGACTGCCTCACCCTCCTCCATCAGCGGCCCGGCCAGCGCGGACTCCAGGTCTGCCCGGGCGCCGACGCCGCCGCCCGAGCAGGCGATGGCGAGTTGGGGTGGACGAGCATCGAACCGACGCCGGGCACCATCACCTGCAACATCGGCGACATGCTCATGCGCTGGAGCGACGACAAGCTTCCGTCGACCCTGCACCGCGTGCGCATGCCGCGACCCGACGAGCACCTCGGCCCTCGCTACTCCATCGCCTACTTCGCCCAAGCCGACCGTGACGCCGTGATCGAACCACCCTCCGGCCGCCACGCACCGATCACCGCGAGCGACTACCTCCAGCAACGCATCGCCGCCAACTTCGCCGCCGGCTGA